A window of the Scophthalmus maximus strain ysfricsl-2021 chromosome 8, ASM2237912v1, whole genome shotgun sequence genome harbors these coding sequences:
- the mab21l2 gene encoding protein mab-21-like 2 — translation MIATQAKLVYQLNKYHNERCQARKAAIAKTIREVCKVVSDVLKEVEVQEPRFISSLSEIDARYEGMEVISPNEFEVVLYLNQMGVFNFVDDGSLPGCAVLKLSDGRKRSMSLWVEFITASGYLSARKIRSRFQTLVAQAVDKCSYRDVVKMVADTSEVRLRIRERYVVQITPAFKCTGIWPRSAAQWPMPHIPWPGPNRVAEVKAEGFNLLSKECYSLTGKQSSAESDAWVLQFSEAENRLLMAGCRKKCLSVLKTLRDRHLELPGQPLHNYHMKTLLLYECEKHPRETDWDESCLGDRLNGILLQLISCLQCRRCPHYFLPNLDLFQGKPHSALEAAAKQTWRLAREILTNAKSLDKL, via the coding sequence ATGATCGCGACGCAGGCGAAGCTGGTCTACCAGCTCAACAAGTACCACAACGAGCGGTGCCAGGCGCGCAAGGCGGCCATCGCCAAGACCATCCGGGAGGTCTGCAAAGTGGTGTCGGACGTGctgaaggaggtggaggtgcaggagCCGCGCTTCATCAGCTCGCTGAGCGAGATCGACGCGCGCTACGAGGGGATGGAGGTCATCTCGCCCAACGAGTTCGAGGTGGTGCTCTACCTCAACCAGATGGGGGTGTTCAACTTCGTGGACGACGGCTCGCTGCCCGGCTGCGCGGTGCTGAAGCTGAGCGACGGCCGCAAGCGGAGCATGTCGCTGTGGGTCGAGTTCATCACCGCCTCGGGGTACCTGTCGGCCCGGAAGATCCGCTCGCGCTTCCAGACGCTGGTGGCGCAGGCGGTGGACAAGTGCAGCTACCGCGACGTGGTGAAGATGGTGGCGGACACCAGCGAGGTGCGCCTGCGGATCCGGGAGCGGTACGTGGTGCAGATCACGCCCGCGTTCAAGTGCACGGGCATTTGGCCGCGCAGCGCGGCCCAGTGGCCCATGCCGCACATCCCCTGGCCGGGGCCCAACCGCGTGGCGGAGGTGAAGGCCGAGGGCTTCAACCTGCTCTCCAAGGAGTGCTACTCGCTGACGGGCAAGCAGAGCTCGGCGGAGAGCGACGCGTGGGTGCTGCAGTTCAGCGAGGCCGAGAACCGGCTGCTGATGGCCGGCTGCAGGAAGAAGTGCCTGTCCGTGCTCAAGACGCTGCGCGACCGCCACCTGGAGCTGCCGGGCCAGCCGCTGCACAACTACCACATGAAGACCCTGCTGCTGTACGAGTGCGAGAAGCACCCGCGGGAGACCGACTGGGACGAGTCGTGCCTCGGGGACCGACTCAACGGcatcctgctgcagctcatATCCTGCCTGCAGTGCCGCAGATGTCCCCACTACTTCTTGCCGAACTTGGACCTGTTTCAGGGGAAGCCCCACTCGGCCCTGGAGGCTGCCGCCAAGCAGACGTGGAGACTAGCGAGAGAGATCCTCACCAACGCCAAAAGTTTGGACAAGTTATAG